The proteins below are encoded in one region of Apium graveolens cultivar Ventura chromosome 4, ASM990537v1, whole genome shotgun sequence:
- the LOC141716660 gene encoding uncharacterized protein LOC141716660 isoform X2: MATIKDLPRELLYHIIIMLVQSVGGAEEFARIIAVCRDFVLYVEDKSILRVIKFDIKMEPVKFYLFQNVKGLLVKCSEAGNEAAQHVLGKVIMLSSTHLFLSERQQVRSSLVSRDRSMIKRWIPKTNVPAQNNKVRSFMTYFSPMQVYTSEFSTTRFVHYQLVKLFLLNGSHHDFIEMDVFLKYCIMYFMGVTRENSCLIASVKLLYMRSRCVRSLEMTIESFNDYFRGVREYLEVIMTNLDSSFQDPSSAQSGNSSEMGVETRNVLDHYMWKCGSDGVNWRVGLNDIDFVEAVREDISNRLDVLTYPNFNIRRAETLGLFERLFG; the protein is encoded by the exons ATGGCGACAATCAAAGACCTGCCGCGTGAGCTTCTTTATCATATAATCATTATGTTGGTGCAGTCAGTAGGTGGAGCTGAGGAATTTGCCCGAATAATAGCTGT TTGCAGAGATTTTGTTTTGTATGTAGAAGATAAATCAATCTTACGGGTTATCAAATTTGATATTAAGATGGAACCTGTGAAATTTTACCTGTTCCAAAATGTAAAAGGCCTTCTTGTCAAATGTTCTGAAGCGGGTAATGAAGCTGCTCAGCATGTGCTTGGGAAG GTAATAATGCTGAGCTCTACTCATTTGTTCCTTAGTGAACGGCAGCAAGTAAGATCTAGTCTAGTTTCTCGTGATCGTTCAATGATTAAGCGTTGGATTCCTAAGACAAATGTTCCCGCTCAGAACAATAAAGTCAGGTCTTTTATGACCTACTTTTCACCTATGCAAGTATACACTAGTGAATTTTCAACAACAAGATTTGTTCACTACCAACTTGTGAAATTGTTTTTGCTTAATGGAAGCCATCATGACTTCATTGAAATGGATGTATTTTTGAAGTATTGTATTATGTACTTCATGGGAGTTACTAGAGAAAACAGCTGCCTCATTGCCTCCGTCAAGTTACTTTATATGCGTTCTCGTTGTGTTAGATCACTGGAAATGACGATAGAATCGTTTAATGACTACTTCAGGGGTGTCAGGGAATACTTGGAAGTGATAATGACAAACCTTGATAGTAGTTTTCAAGACCCTTCTAGTGCTCAAAGTGGAAATTCTAGTGAAATGGGTGTAGAGACTCGTAACGTTTTAGACCATTACATGTGGAAGTGTGGTTCAGATGGTGTGAATTGGCGAGTGGGCCTGAATGACATCGATTTTGTTGAGGCAGTAAGAGAAGATATAAGCAACCGACTTGATGTTTTAACGTACCCTAATTTTAATATTCGCCGAGCTGAGACACTTGGTCTATTTGAACGCTTGTTTGGATAG
- the LOC141716660 gene encoding uncharacterized protein LOC141716660 isoform X1, with translation MLDEHLAPFWKPGRDGILLTLEMATIKDLPRELLYHIIIMLVQSVGGAEEFARIIAVCRDFVLYVEDKSILRVIKFDIKMEPVKFYLFQNVKGLLVKCSEAGNEAAQHVLGKVIMLSSTHLFLSERQQVRSSLVSRDRSMIKRWIPKTNVPAQNNKVRSFMTYFSPMQVYTSEFSTTRFVHYQLVKLFLLNGSHHDFIEMDVFLKYCIMYFMGVTRENSCLIASVKLLYMRSRCVRSLEMTIESFNDYFRGVREYLEVIMTNLDSSFQDPSSAQSGNSSEMGVETRNVLDHYMWKCGSDGVNWRVGLNDIDFVEAVREDISNRLDVLTYPNFNIRRAETLGLFERLFG, from the exons ATGCTAGATGAGCACTTGGCCCCTTTCTGGAAACCTGGACGAGACGGGATTCTTTTGACCCTG GAAATGGCGACAATCAAAGACCTGCCGCGTGAGCTTCTTTATCATATAATCATTATGTTGGTGCAGTCAGTAGGTGGAGCTGAGGAATTTGCCCGAATAATAGCTGT TTGCAGAGATTTTGTTTTGTATGTAGAAGATAAATCAATCTTACGGGTTATCAAATTTGATATTAAGATGGAACCTGTGAAATTTTACCTGTTCCAAAATGTAAAAGGCCTTCTTGTCAAATGTTCTGAAGCGGGTAATGAAGCTGCTCAGCATGTGCTTGGGAAG GTAATAATGCTGAGCTCTACTCATTTGTTCCTTAGTGAACGGCAGCAAGTAAGATCTAGTCTAGTTTCTCGTGATCGTTCAATGATTAAGCGTTGGATTCCTAAGACAAATGTTCCCGCTCAGAACAATAAAGTCAGGTCTTTTATGACCTACTTTTCACCTATGCAAGTATACACTAGTGAATTTTCAACAACAAGATTTGTTCACTACCAACTTGTGAAATTGTTTTTGCTTAATGGAAGCCATCATGACTTCATTGAAATGGATGTATTTTTGAAGTATTGTATTATGTACTTCATGGGAGTTACTAGAGAAAACAGCTGCCTCATTGCCTCCGTCAAGTTACTTTATATGCGTTCTCGTTGTGTTAGATCACTGGAAATGACGATAGAATCGTTTAATGACTACTTCAGGGGTGTCAGGGAATACTTGGAAGTGATAATGACAAACCTTGATAGTAGTTTTCAAGACCCTTCTAGTGCTCAAAGTGGAAATTCTAGTGAAATGGGTGTAGAGACTCGTAACGTTTTAGACCATTACATGTGGAAGTGTGGTTCAGATGGTGTGAATTGGCGAGTGGGCCTGAATGACATCGATTTTGTTGAGGCAGTAAGAGAAGATATAAGCAACCGACTTGATGTTTTAACGTACCCTAATTTTAATATTCGCCGAGCTGAGACACTTGGTCTATTTGAACGCTTGTTTGGATAG